In Canis lupus familiaris isolate Mischka breed German Shepherd chromosome 24, alternate assembly UU_Cfam_GSD_1.0, whole genome shotgun sequence, a single genomic region encodes these proteins:
- the SMIM26 gene encoding small integral membrane protein 26 isoform X4, which yields MRADQASSWYRRMSGLYAVGAWTTLGSLIYLGRKKSKPPGDEVEQKDVSRNEMLEPPKGFYMETIVTYKEDFVPVTDRILNFLKSWTGGSGPES from the exons ATGCGCGCGGACCAGGCCTCCTCTTGGTACCGGCGGATGTCCGGGCTCTACGCGGTGGGAGCCTGgaccacgttgggctccttgatTTATTTAGGCCGGAAGAAGAGCAAGCCCCCAG gtgaTGAAGTAGAGCAAAAGGATGTGTCAAGAAATGAAATGCTTGAGCCCCCAAAAGGGTTTTACATGGAAACAATTGTGACGTATAAAGAAGATTTTGTTCCAGTCACTGACAGGATCCTCAACTTCTTAAAATCATGGACAGGTGGCTCCGGACCAGAATCATGA